Part of the Gadus chalcogrammus isolate NIFS_2021 chromosome 22, NIFS_Gcha_1.0, whole genome shotgun sequence genome is shown below.
GTTTGTTGATTCCACTATCGAGACAGAGCTGCGTTGCTCCGGGCTGCGTCACCTGTTTCTTTGCTATGATTGGTTGTAGGCCTATCCAACTACGTTCAGAGGCATGTCGGTCTGCGCCCATTGGTGACGCCCCTTGGAAATTGAAGATGAACTCAGAGTTTCCAGCCTACTAACAGTTTGTAATTTGTCTGGCGATGCCAGGCTTCAACCAGGGGTGTTAAAAAAAGCATACTTATGCATACTGTTTCATTTTAActatttaaaacattttttacttttattccACCTCATCTCAATGCAAGCATGTCACTTTTTCACTGtaattaatttatcacacagacCCCAACTTGATACAGCTAGTTCACTTTAGTCTAAGAAACAGGGCACATTTTTGCTGTCTACTATCCGGTCTGGCCGATGCCTACATAGATGTTAATTAATCTTCCTAGAATGCTGATGGGGGCGTTAAAGTCAAGTACCATCGATTCATAACACTAATGGTTTAAAAACAAGCAAGCTGCTGTTGATTAAAGAGTTACACTTGATTCCCTTATTTAGCAGGTTATTATGTAACCCATAGCAACAGAGGTCAGAGTGAAACCTCTTTTAAATTGCGTTAAAAAACAATTAGCaaagaaagaagaagatgaaATCAACAGCCGTATGCGATAATGTGTGCGCGGATGCAAGGGGGCGTTTGTGTTTGAGTCTATATTATTGGGTCGCAGGGTGTTTCTGAGCTTTTTCTGGTCTGGGTTTCCTCCGAAATTGTCAATgcgtcatgtgtgtttgtgtgtgcttgtgtgtgtatctgtttgcaTGCGGATGTAAAGATgtgttttgcatgtgtttgtctatgATTAGTCCATACATACAGGGCACGATGCATGTATACAAATACATGCAAAACCCATGTGTTTGAGGGGGGTTGGTGGGTTTAAGGTATATATGTATTATGCTTTGAAACAAATATAAATTGGGTATTTGTTGACTCGTGCCCCTACTCAGTTTGATCATCCACCACCGTAGAGCTCCAAGCGCGGGGGTTATAATAGCTTGTGCATTGACTCATGCCTTGCACCGGTAAAGCTATACGTGGCTTTGGAAGAGTGTGGGACAGCGTTATTCAGAGCTCGGTGtggggaagaaagaaagaaagaaagaaatggagcaaacaataacaaacaggcCCTTCTTACTCAAGAGCAGCAGATGTAGGCGATTTTGTAGGTCACCACAAATCGGTTCACATCACTGTGGCGGTTCCTTTGTTCAAAAATACTTTTCTGATTATTCTTTCCTGGCCATCCAACAGGCTTCCACACACTGCAGatgggggaggttgggggggggatgggagagTATAGGGGGATGGGGCAGCATAGTCTCTAGAAGGTTAGGGTGTTGGACTCCCAGCCCAAATCTGAGCCAGATTCCTAATCCCGACGTGCTTTGACATGTATCTAAAATATCCTTTTTTCCTTGACTGTTAGTTGCTCTGGATAAAGGCTCTGTTGAGCCTTTAATAGTCaaacagagaaagaaacagCGAGTTGTCCGACACATACAGTCCCTTGACTGAAGGCATCCTGCACCAGGTGTTGGCTTTGGTTCCTCTGTTTATTCGTTGCAGGGTTGACTCAGGTCTTAGCAGCCACAGCTCCATAATACCCTGCAGCAAGGCCGATTAGCTCAACACATGCATGCTCAactgacctcacacacacacacacgcgcacacccacccacacacacacacacacacacacacacacacacacacacacacacacacacacacacacacacacacacacacacacacacacacatacgcacacacacacatacgcacaaacacacacacacacacacaaacccacacacagagctctTGAACCCATCCCTAGTAGAATAATCAGTGGCTTGAGAGTAATGTGCAGGAATGACTGATTTACATACCGAGTCACAGCTCTCCACAAGCAATATGCAAATATGCAGAGAAGAATACATTTGAGACACTGGTCATTGAACAAAGGATAAGGATAAGAATGAGCAGGGAGGAAAGACAAGGGGTTCACATGCACTGGCTAGAAGCAATTTGCCTTCTCATTTCTCTCTCACtaatttctctctcactcattctctctctctctctctctctctctctctctctctctctctctctctctctctctctctctctctctctctctctctctctcttttactctctaTTTCAGTCTCCCTGCTGCTCTTTCTCCTTCAATGcctctctttatatatattatcCTGCCCCGTTTCAGTGTTTACAGTGGTTAAGTTGGCTTTGCTGAGTAATTCTATTATTAGCCATTAGGGCTAATGCTGGAGCCAGACAGtcaggaggatggagggggacgTGCAGCCTGTTATTAGGACGCCCTGCCTGCCCTTTATGTCCTATCGGctgattcctctctctctctctctctctctctctctctctctctctctctctctctctctctctctctctctctctctctctctctctctctctctctttctctttctgtttcctTTCGCTctgctccctgtctgtctggagCAATTATGCACTTATAAGGACCTATGGGGTTTAGCCAAGAGTACCTCGGTTCACATTTACTTCACTCAACAGTTTATGTTAATAATTCAGATGTTGGTTTAGTATTCTATATATATTACGATAAATTGTACTTCACATAAACTATTGTTGTTTTGCCAAATTGTACTGTAATATGTTATGCAAAAAAGTGATGCTTGAATTTATAATACGTACCACTAACATTTATCTAGTCACttcagttatttatttttatgttgatGGACCAATAATAACAGGTCATAGCCTTTGAATAATTCAGCGAACCAGTCAGCAATAAAAGAACGTTCGTTCCAGAGTCTGCATAAAACACACTTTATAGTATCCGCTGTTACCACAGAGAGGTCAGTATTGCGGTAGTTTTGTGGTCGACAAATGTATTTCCGCTTTTTTCGCATCCAAAATTATCTTTGTAAATAGCGAATTGTTTAATTGTATTGGCCAGCAGAGTCAAAGTTGAGTGCTGTACTCAGAGAGTTTCACCTCCATCTAGTGGTTCAATAGAGAAGCACGCCAAAGCCCGAACTAGAGATAGATATATTAtgaggatagatagatagatagatagatagatagatagatagatagatagatagatagatagatagatagatagatagatagatggatagatggatagatggatggatggatggatggatggatggagggagggagagagagagagagagagagagagagagagagagagagagagagagagagggagagagagacggagaatgtgtgtgagagccagagagaaagagagggagaaagagatggagagagagagagagagagagggagagagggggatttAATTTAATTGGGTAGAGAACGAGGTGCCAAGTGTTGAAGTGCATTCTCTTTGAAGCTGGCTCACTCAAGAGGACGGTTGCATAATttgagcaacaacaacagaaatagCTGGCAAGCAATGTTTTTCCTCATCTACCATATAGCACCCAGTTCTGGACCAGAATTGCAGATGAATCCACTTACCCCAATGCTGTCAAACACTGCCAGTATTTAGCTTTGGTTTTATCACTCAAAGTACTTAAATTGTCGCCTTTTTTGTCACTCACGGCACTTAAAATGTCGGCTTTGTTCCTGCatgtacacagatacacaacatgtttctgtgtgctgaTGCCTGTAAAGAAAAGATACACGGCTTGTAACTGCATGACTCAGGTTCTAAAGTCCCTTTAGAACCTGTAGCTCTGACTCTGCCTTTTACATAACTGCCAATtcaatgtgtttgcgtgtgtgtgtgtttatgtgtgtgtgtgtgtgtgtgtgtgtgtgtgtgtgtgtgtgtgtgtgtgtgtgtgtgtgtgtgtgtgtgtgtgtgtgtgtgtgtgtgtgtgtgtgtgtgtgtgtgtgtgtgtgtgtgtacacacgtgtttgtgtgtctgcattctTGAAAAACTAAGTAACAGATACATAATAAAtgtgcccctctctctctctctctctctctctctctctctctctctctctctctctctctctctctctctctctctctctctctctgtctctctctctcgctctctctaagccCAGTGGGCAAATACTAGCCTTGGATCCAATAATATGCCAAGATACCAGCGAGACACATGGGGAACGGCTGTGTTTCCCTAATGAATTCATTCACATTAAATTAGGTTTCAGGCCTGTCTATCTCATCTATAATTGGACTAAAATGAATCTTTCACGTCATCGTCATAAGTGTCCCGACCAACCCCCTACATCTCATACCCTGTCTTTCTCTTGATGCTCCTGCGGTCAATTTCTGTCTTATCTAACGTATTTTGCCTGGTAACCCTTGGTTCAATTAAAGTATCCTTTAATactaatcctctctctctctctctctctctctctctctctctctctctctctctctctctctctctctctctctctctctctctccaggtccgAGATGGGCGTCCTGGAACCTGGGCATCTTCGTGTGTATCCGGTGTGCCGGGATCCACCGGAACCTCGGGGTGCATATCTCCAAGGTCAAGTCGGTCAACTTGGACCAGTGGACGCAGGAGCAGgttcaggtcagaggtcacacacTGTGGGCAGGGTTCTGTTTAGGATGTGACAGGAGGGGTCATGGGCTCGTGTATTGCACTGAAATTCCTTAGTTCAGACATTATGTTGGCTGTTCCACACCGCCAAAGATAGAAACAAGCTATCTAACGAAAGAAAATAGAGTCTTACAGAAACCCTTAAACCCTGAACGTAAGGCTAGCTTCCTATGTTTCCTCTGTTTTCTAGTGTGTCCAGGAGATGGGGAACGCGAAGGCCAAGCGACTGTACGAGGCCTTCTTACCTGAGTGCTTCCAACGCCCCGAGACGGACCAGTATCCTCATCATACTGCCActgattcagagagagagagagagagagagagagagagagagagagagagagagagagagagagagagagagagagaaagagagagagtgagacacacacacacacacacacacacacacacacacacacacacacacacacacacacacacacacacacacacacacacacacacacacacacacacacacacacacacacagacacacacagatagaaagacagacagacagacagacagacagacagacagacagacagacagacagacagacagacagacagacagacagacagacaacagacagacagacagacagacagacagacagacagacagacagacagacagacagacagacagacagacagacagacaaacagacagacagacagacagacagacagacagacagacagacagacagacagacagacagacgaaaaAAGGAAGGGCGAGAGATTGGATAAAGAAGAGAGTCAAGGTGCATGgcttttgtttgtttccttGACATGCTGCGCAGGTCGTCAGAGATTTTCATCCGGGACAAGTACGACAAGAAGAAGTACATGGACAAGGTCATCGACATCAAAATGCTCAGGgtatgtgcagacacacacacacacacaaacacacgctcacacacacacacacacacacacacacacacacacacacacactcacacacagacacacgcacacacacacacacacacacacacacacacacacacacacacacacacacacacacacacacacacacacacacacacacacacacacacacacacaaagacagaaagaTGAACACCCTTTGAGAGACTCTGACCTAGCTATCTCCCATTGCCTGTGTGCCATTCCCACCTGGTCGCTCATGTTAGCATAGCATTAGCCTAGCATTATAATAGGAACGGAACTGAGAGTAGACATTAAAAGAGCAAGGATAAAACCcttgaatacacacactaacaacttCACCTCACCCCTGGAATCATCTCTTTGCAGAAAGAAAAGAGCTGTGACAACATACCCAAGGAGCCTGTCGTGTTTGAGAAGATGAAACTGGTAATTTTACACTTGCATGCCCTCACAGTGGTCATACAGGGATTATTTTTTCTGTGGGCAATTTGTTGAACAGTCTGAATATTgcctttcttttttaattttttgttctGACACCAGAAACGAGAAGTCAGTCCACAGCCACAGACCGTCACAGACTTGCTAGGATTAggtatgcacaaacacacgcatgcacgcacgcatgcacacgcacgtcaGAAGCGCCATTTCAACAAAAATGGATGCAGCGATATACGCTTTAATTTCTCAGAAAATGTcagaggcacaaacacacacacacacacacacacatagaaacacacatgcatgcaaacacttGTGCAACCACATTTATAACAAGTGTATCATTGTATACAATAATCATAGCATGAACCTTTCTACTCATAGATGCCCCTGCTCCCAGTCCAGCTAAGTTACGCACTGGGAGGTGTAttccagaggagggggagagcccAGCACTGGCTAACCCAGCCCTGGCGCACTCTGCCTTGGACCCGTTCAGCTCTCCGCCGCTCCCCGCCTCCGTTTCCTCGAGCCAAATGCCAGTAAGAGGATGCATGATGCATTCGGCCTGTGTCACCTTTTTGTTCATAGGGGTGAAAATACTCTGCTATATACTTTGTTTGTTGTCCCTCTCACTCGCTTgactttatctctccctctgactttgtctctccctctaatTCTCTATTttgtccttctctgtctccctcttcctctctctctctctctctctctctctgcctccccctctctctctctctctctctctctctctctctctctctctctctctctctctctctctctctctctctctctctctctctctctctctctctctattgtagCAGTTTGACAATTGAtcaaaggaaaaataataatttaaacctAATATATTATAACAGAGTATGCAGTaagtctcactctgtctctctctctccaggccaaCTCCATGCCCAGAAGTAGAGTAGCAGCATCGGTCCCTGAGAACCTCAGCCTCTTCCTGGACCCGCCGTCCAGAAGGGAGGAAGGCACCAAGGTGAAGAAGCTGTCCAAGGactccatcctctccctctatggctccgccccctccgtaCACGCCAATGCCATGGCCGCCCAAGGTGAGACATGAAAAATAATCACTTTCCAAGCGATCCTCTGTTGTTAGAATCTCCTCCAACATTGTAGCTCCTTCACTTACTTGATAGGACATCTGGTTCTGTGTAGCTCCGCGCGATCCTGTGTCCCTCAATTGCTTTGGCATTTAAGATAGGGTTGGCAATTTGGAGAAATCAGCCAGAGTAAGCTTGGTTTTTGGAAAGTATCTAACTGAAAAGAATTCCACCCCTCCTTTGAGGCCTTCCCCCTGAGCCACTCCCTGAACGGCATGTGACCAGCTCGCTAACTTCAATCATATGTTTGCCCTGTCTATTGTCTTGCTCGCTGAGTGCATGGGCAGAGTGTGCATAGCTAGCTTGGTAGCTAATGGACTAGCCAATAAACCaattatttgatttattaattGGTGTCAGgatgtaaggaaaatgtcaacaaatatgCCAAAAAcgcttctaaaataaattgccttcCCTATCCTAACTCTTCTAAGGTCAGGGGTTTCCCACTAGGGTTGACCATGTGAATCAATGTATGACCTCATGTCTCGTGTCTCCGCTGAAGACACCTGCAGTGGGTCAGATGTTCAGGCCTTTCACCTGTTGGTTGTCTTTTGCCCTCTGTTCTGTCCGTCAGCCGGCCTGTACATGAATCAGCTGGGCTACCCAAACCATCCGTACCGAGGCTCCTTCCACTCGTTGGGCCAGATAGGAGGAATGGGCGGCGCCATGATGCCATCGCAGATGGCCATGTCGGGGCGGTCGCAGAGCTCCATGGCCATCGGAGGGCACCAGAACGGCATGATGGGTGCACATgcccaagtgggcgtggcccaaCAGCAGTACATGTCCGGCATGATCAGGCCCCAGGGCATGATGGGACATCAGCAGAACGGCATGATGGGACAGCAGCAGAACGGCCTTGGGGGACAGCAGCAGAA
Proteins encoded:
- the smap2 gene encoding stromal membrane-associated protein 2 — protein: MMTGKSVKDIDRYQAVLNSLLALEENKFCADCESKGPRWASWNLGIFVCIRCAGIHRNLGVHISKVKSVNLDQWTQEQVQCVQEMGNAKAKRLYEAFLPECFQRPETDQSSEIFIRDKYDKKKYMDKVIDIKMLRKEKSCDNIPKEPVVFEKMKLKREVSPQPQTVTDLLGLDAPAPSPAKLRTGRCIPEEGESPALANPALAHSALDPFSSPPLPASVSSSQMPANSMPRSRVAASVPENLSLFLDPPSRREEGTKVKKLSKDSILSLYGSAPSVHANAMAAQAGLYMNQLGYPNHPYRGSFHSLGQIGGMGGAMMPSQMAMSGRSQSSMAIGGHQNGMMGAHAQVGVAQQQYMSGMIRPQGMMGHQQNGMMGQQQNGLGGQQQNPMMQQPMGGMAGLPQQQVYGALGQQPQQVQWNVSQVNQQMAGMNFFGTNGGAATGKGGKQTEKPTTSSTAHMAAHVWK